Sequence from the Wielerella bovis genome:
CAGCCGTTTGCTCCCTTCTAGCACAAAAGACGCCCATAAGGTTTTGTTCCTGTCATTTACCCAACGAGAAGTATAATGCTGGGTCGGTTCGGCGGTGAGTTTGACCGTGCCAACCATCGTGCTGTCGCCCCAACCGAGTTCGATAATCTTTTCAGACGACACGCCCCACGACTGCAATCTTGCCCCCACACCAAGCGGTGCGATAAAGCGTTTTGCTTTGTCCGCCAAATGACGAATGGTGGTCGCTTCCAAATGGTCGTAATGGTCGTGGCTAATCAGCACCACATCAATGTCGGGCAGGTTTTCACGACGGATTGGGGCTTCTTGAAAACGAGGGGCAATCAGGGGCAAATTCAAAGGGTTGGCGTTGTCAAACACGGGGTCGGTCAAAAAGCGTTGTCCGTCCAATTCCAAAATGGCGGTGGCGTGCCCAAGCCAATAATAGGCAAAGTTTTCAGGCTGCCTGAAACTGTTTTTATCCAATAAAATCATCGGTAAACGACCATTCGGTGTATAACCATCGTGGCGAATAAAACCGCCTTTGCCAGTCGCTTTGTCGGGATAATAGGGCAAATCATCGGTATAAAGATTGGTAAATTGCCCGTTTTTATAATAGGGCAAATGGGCAAAACGGCTCTCGTCAGGCAAATCGCCCAAATTGCGGTACAACATCACGCCCAAAATCGCCACAATCAGGGCGAGTATGCCCAAAGTGGCTAGGGTGAATTTCAGGATTTTTTTCAATAAAAGTTTCATTGTTGATTAAATAAATCAAACCATTAGGGGAAATGCCTAATGGTTTTGGTTGGGGTTGCAAATAAAGGATATTATAAGGGATTTGAGTTATTTTGAGAAATTGAGAGTTGTTATGGGTGGGTATAAGGTGGGGTTATACTTAAAAATTTTCCCATTAGTACAATCTGATGAAAACCAAAGTTAAGTTGGATTTTGGGTTAATTGAATTTTAAAGGCTGGTTTAATCTATAACCAGCCCATATTTATTTCTTATTCGCCATCTGTCCCATTATTTAATATGTAAATTTGCTGGCACCATTCTTCGTAGATATCTGAACCATATATTTTTTTCGATAAAATTCTCATTATATTTAAGATTGAGTATTGATATATGTCATTTTGATTATAATCAAATATTATATTATCTAAGATTTGATAGGGGTGCTGACCATTAGAAGTTAATTCTTGATAATATTTATCAAATATCTTTTGCATACCAATGTTTATGCTATCTAAATCACTTAATATCTCATTGGTTGATACTTGCATTATACCAAGTGTTTGACCATATTGAGTGTATTTTGCAAATAAATTTTCTACTTTTCTAAACAAAAAAGGTCTATTGAAGTTTTCAAAAATTATAACAGAATAAGTTAAAAATTCTAAAAACTTTTTATTTTTTTCAATAAAAATCTCTTTATTATCTAAATTTATTGTATCTACAAAATGTTGGTAATCTTCTCTAAGGATAAATTGATTCAAATTATCATTAATTATATTTTGATATTTTTTATTTATATTTTTGTACTTTACTAAAATATAATTTCTCAATCTCTTTTCTTTTGCGGATTCTGATATTTCTATTTTGTTTATCGTGTTATAAATAAATATCAATATAATTATCCATAATTCATTAGATAAAGTATTAAAGTCTGGAATTATAGGCTTTTTGGGCTCAATAATATAAATATATGTTATATAACTAAATAAACAAATACAAAACGCATTAAAAAAATAAATCGGCTTATTGATAATATGGTATCTATCCATAAAAATATTAAAAATAAGCCTAATACAAACAGAATACCAAACAACTAGGTATATATTTTTTACATAATAATCAAACCCTAAAAAATAAAAAAATGATGAAATAACAATAATAAAAACAACCGATGTAAGAATTTTTAAACTAAAATTAAATGCGATAGAGCCTTCTTTATCTACAATAAAGTCAATTTGATTATACCCTAAATTTTCGGAATATTTACCCAACCAATTTGTTAATAAAAACAAAAACAAAGCCAAAGACGGGTATAGTATAAAAATTTTCATAAATAACTTACAATAAATATTGATTTAAGATTGTGCCGACTGTGTAATTATAACATATTTTTACCAAAATCTCATTTTACTAAAAAAACACCGCCTTTCCCAAGACGGTGTCCCCCTTATCCCCAAATTACCCCTTCAAACTCCCCATATCAATCACAAAACGGTATTTCACATCGGATTTTTGCATTCTTTCATAAGCGGTGTTGATGTCTTGCATTGCAATCATTTCCACATCTGGCACAATATTATGCTTGGCACAAAAATCCAGCATTTCTTGCGTCTCGGCAATGCCGCCAATCACAGATGCCGAAATGCTACGGCGACCCATAATCATTGGCACGGTGTTAATGGTTTGTTCCAGTTCGCCAACCAAGCCGACCAGCACCAGCGTACCGTCCAATGCCAAAGTGGGGATATAGGGTTTTAAATCGTGGGTATATGGCACGGTATCAATAATCAAATCAAAGGTACTGGCAACCGCTTTCATTTGGCTTTCATCGGTGGACAACACCACACGGCTTGCCCCCAAACGGTAAGCGTCATCGGATTTGCCTGCCGAACGGGTAAATAGCGTTACTTCCGCCCCCATTGCGTGAGCGAGTTTGACCGCCATATGCCCAAGTCCGCCCAAGCCGACCACTGCAACTTTACTGCCCTTGCCCACTTTCCAATGTCGTAGGGGCGAATAAGTGGTAATGCCTGCACACAATAGCGGAGCAACGGCTTTGGTGTCCAAGTTTTCAGAAACTTTAAGCACAAAATCTTCGCTGACCACAATGCCCGTGCTGTAACCGCCGTGCGTGAGCGTGCCGTCAAAGCGGTCAAAACTGCCATAAGTGCCGATGTTGCCGTGTTCGCAATATTGTTCCAAACCGTGCTCACAAGGCGAGCAAGTACGGCACGAATCGACCATACAGCCCACGCCCACCAAATCGCCCACTTGGAATTTATGGGCGTTTTTGCCAACTTGGGTAACTCGCCCGATGATTTCGTGTCCGACCACAATGGGGTAAGTGTGGGTAAAACCCCAGTCATTGCGGGCGGTATGCAAATCCGAATGGCACACACCACAATACAAAATATCAATCAAAACATCGTCTTCACGCAAAGCACGGCGTTCAAAGGCGTAAGGGGCAAGTGGGGTGGTTGCCGAAAAAGCGGCGTAGGATTTTACAGGGTGGGTCATTTTGTGTTCCTAACTGGTTAAAAAATAGGGGTATTATAAAGGATTTGAATTATTGGTGATAATGGATAATTATGATAGGTAGGTATTAGTTGAAGTGATGATTGATTTTCAGGCAGCCTGAAAACAAATGCCGTCCAAAATATCAGACGGCATCTGTTTTATGCTTATTTTAAATATTTGGTGTGAAAAGCAATATGCTCGCCAATAAAACTAGAAATAAAATAATAACTGTGGTCATAACCTGCTCGCAAATTAAATTGATATGCCACGCCCAATTTATCCGCCATTTGGCAAAATAGTTCGGGTTTTAATTGCTCGGCTAAAAATTTATCTTTATCGCCTTGCTCAATCAAAATGGGCAAATTGGGGCGATATTTTTCCAATAACGCCACGCTGTCATAGTCTTGCCACGCATTTTTATCATCGCCCAAATAGGCGGTAAATGCCTTTTGTCCCCACGCCACTTGGCTGGGTGCAACAATGGGCGAAAATGCCGAAACGCTTTGATAAACATCAGGATTTTTAAAGGCAATCATCAACGCCCCGTGTCCGCCCATTGAATGCCCAAAAATGGATTGTTTGCGATTTGTGGGGAAATGCTCGTTAATCAACGCAGGCAATTCTTTGACAATATAATCATACATTTGATAATGCTTTGCCCAGTCGCCCTGTGTGGCATTGACATAAAATCCTGCCCCTTGCCCCAAATCATAAGCGTCATCGTCCGCCACATTTTCACCGCGTGGCGAAGTGTCGGGGGCGACAACAATCACATTATGCTCATCGGCATAACGGGCAAAACCTGATTTGGTAATGAAATTTTGCTCGGTGCAAGTCAAGCCAGATAGCCAATATAGCACGGGCAAACGCTCGGTTTTGGCGGTGTCAGGTAAATAAATGGCGAAAGTCATTTCACAATTTAGGCAGTCTGAAAAATGTTGCCAAATTTGTTGTTCGCCATTAAAAATGCGGTAGGTTTCTAGGTGTTTCATTGTTTGCTCCGTGTTGGGTTTCGTATTCATCAACAATCTCTTTAAATAAACGGTACGACTGGTGCATTTTGTCTTCGTCCCAAATATAGCCTGTACACATAATCTCGTCCACGCCTGTAAATTCTTGGCGAAACTTGGCGTATTGTTTGGCAACGGTTTGTTTGCTACCAATAAAAATCCCTGCCGTTTGCATTGCAATTGACTGCTCTTCGCCGGCGGAATAATAGTCAATGTGTGCCACAGGGGGCTGAATAGGAATGTTAATGCCCCGTTGTTCGTTTAAAAACAGTTGAATCAGCGTGCTGTTATTGTAATGGGCTTCTTCGTCCGTATCAGCAACGGCAATGTTCCAACAAATAATCACATAAGGCTTGGGGCAATGGGCGGACGGCTGAAAGCGTTCACGATAAATGGCAATCGCCTGTTTTTGCTCCATTGGCATAAAATGGGACGCAAACACATAGGGCAAGCCCCGCTCGGCAGCAAAATAAGCACTTGCCGTGCTAGACCCCAAAATATAAAGCGGAACTTGGGTGTTCATCGCAGGTATGGCATTGACACCGTGTGGCTCATACACCCCAAAATAGCGTTGCAAATCAGCGACATCTTGCTCGTGGTTGGTCGCCTGTCTGCGTAAGGCTCGGGCGGTCATCGGGTCGCTTCCCCTTGCCCGCCCTATGCCAATGTCCACGCGGTTTGGGTACAGCGTTGCCAAAGTGCCGTATTGCTCCGCTACGAGTAATGGGGCGTGATTGGGCAACATCACACCGCCTGCTCCTGCCTTAATGCGTGTGGTGTGGTGCAAAATTTGCCCTACCAAAATTTGCGTGGCTGTGCTGGCGTAAGCGTTGATGTTATGGTGTTCGGCAATCCAATAGCGTTCAAAGCCAAGCGTCTCGCAAAGGCGAGCTTCGCGGAGCATTGTGTCTATGGCTTGTTTATGCGTTTGTCCTTGTCGGACAGGTACAAGGCTTAGGGCGGAGAGTTTCATTGTGTTGTTTGGTTAATAAAAGGCTTATTATACAAGGATTTGCCTTATTATAAAAATTGATAATTGTGATATGTGGGTATTAGTGTTTGTGATAAGTTGTTTTTGGGTTGTCTGAAAAATCAAAATCTCATTTTTAACCAAAAAAATGTAGCAATCAACCAATTTTTCCTTAATAAAAATGTAAAAAATAACAAATTTTCATTTGAAAAAATGTAATTCTACTTGTAAAATGGTTGTTAAAACCGTAAAAAGAGTCAATTATGTACCGTAAAATCATTCAATCCTTGGAACATTGGAAGCAAAAACCAAACCGCAAACCCTTAATTATTCAAGGGGCAAGGCAAGTGGGTAAAACTTGGGCAATGAAGCATTTTGGTAAGCAAGCCTTTCCCCAAGTGGCGTACATCAATTTTGACAATAACCCCAGAATGCAAACGCTGTTTTCAGGAGATTATGACATCAA
This genomic interval carries:
- a CDS encoding MBL fold metallo-hydrolase, with protein sequence MKKILKFTLATLGILALIVAILGVMLYRNLGDLPDESRFAHLPYYKNGQFTNLYTDDLPYYPDKATGKGGFIRHDGYTPNGRLPMILLDKNSFRQPENFAYYWLGHATAILELDGQRFLTDPVFDNANPLNLPLIAPRFQEAPIRRENLPDIDVVLISHDHYDHLEATTIRHLADKAKRFIAPLGVGARLQSWGVSSEKIIELGWGDSTMVGTVKLTAEPTQHYTSRWVNDRNKTLWASFVLEGSKRLYWSGDTGYAQHFSDIGKKYGGFDIAFMEIDAANAGWPKTHMFAHQSVQATLDLNAKKIVPMHWGVFSLGRNPWYESIDNAVKSAKEQGLPIDVPKMGEKYADGFVNDNWWEAKHLRRE
- a CDS encoding NAD(P)-dependent alcohol dehydrogenase; translation: MTHPVKSYAAFSATTPLAPYAFERRALREDDVLIDILYCGVCHSDLHTARNDWGFTHTYPIVVGHEIIGRVTQVGKNAHKFQVGDLVGVGCMVDSCRTCSPCEHGLEQYCEHGNIGTYGSFDRFDGTLTHGGYSTGIVVSEDFVLKVSENLDTKAVAPLLCAGITTYSPLRHWKVGKGSKVAVVGLGGLGHMAVKLAHAMGAEVTLFTRSAGKSDDAYRLGASRVVLSTDESQMKAVASTFDLIIDTVPYTHDLKPYIPTLALDGTLVLVGLVGELEQTINTVPMIMGRRSISASVIGGIAETQEMLDFCAKHNIVPDVEMIAMQDINTAYERMQKSDVKYRFVIDMGSLKG
- the fghA gene encoding S-formylglutathione hydrolase produces the protein MKHLETYRIFNGEQQIWQHFSDCLNCEMTFAIYLPDTAKTERLPVLYWLSGLTCTEQNFITKSGFARYADEHNVIVVAPDTSPRGENVADDDAYDLGQGAGFYVNATQGDWAKHYQMYDYIVKELPALINEHFPTNRKQSIFGHSMGGHGALMIAFKNPDVYQSVSAFSPIVAPSQVAWGQKAFTAYLGDDKNAWQDYDSVALLEKYRPNLPILIEQGDKDKFLAEQLKPELFCQMADKLGVAYQFNLRAGYDHSYYFISSFIGEHIAFHTKYLK
- a CDS encoding LLM class flavin-dependent oxidoreductase, which translates into the protein MKLSALSLVPVRQGQTHKQAIDTMLREARLCETLGFERYWIAEHHNINAYASTATQILVGQILHHTTRIKAGAGGVMLPNHAPLLVAEQYGTLATLYPNRVDIGIGRARGSDPMTARALRRQATNHEQDVADLQRYFGVYEPHGVNAIPAMNTQVPLYILGSSTASAYFAAERGLPYVFASHFMPMEQKQAIAIYRERFQPSAHCPKPYVIICWNIAVADTDEEAHYNNSTLIQLFLNEQRGINIPIQPPVAHIDYYSAGEEQSIAMQTAGIFIGSKQTVAKQYAKFRQEFTGVDEIMCTGYIWDEDKMHQSYRLFKEIVDEYETQHGANNETPRNLPHF